In Fibrobacter sp., one DNA window encodes the following:
- a CDS encoding polysaccharide biosynthesis tyrosine autokinase — translation MTSISIEKFQTNTGFKDYLAVIFRRHWIILLSFLSVFLSTIYYVFQIEDIYESSSTLVIEEHSAVVNQMINVNRNLSFYEGILASRTFLQSVLDSIGMNNFERVFPRITKDEALKYIQNSLSLRKTTFTSFLNLVARAKTSDLAYQISFKGTEIFRTRCQEVASEESRRALFEIEKQLELIRKKLETAEQDYRTFSDKTGQIHEGTTPELKTLQDAYASGLAQIGLKQADLDAEKKQLTNLERKFTPASNMRSPEYSQLRAKLSELEKERLRLEGLGIRLAGVSTIDREIQDIENRLLEFKQTKSSSPIDPATMRQWQELRKSVLTKEGELELFKRRLESYEKAIKSYKAGNPDILSHSLELLRLKRAKEIYENVYNILLEKAEEQRIRSASSSAGIKIVDLPVKPRDPIPKNETRFYLLGAFLGLALGLGLAFLIEFNDTTIKSNDDIERYLGLSVLGTIPHIAHMKKNEVELRRRSSISRKGTSVLHYPRQVFNFEGDDSVTTESYRSLRTNLSFVSPDKPLKTIVLTSAGPSEGKSLTISNLAMAYAQMGKKTLLIDTDLRRPVLHHIFNTKREPGFTDLFMGNPDYDRVTKCTEKDNLFLISAGMFTPNPAELLGSNRMIQIIDYFRNHYDIVFFDTPPIVAVTDATLLGTKMDGLLIVIKSHHTDRDIALRAVNTVRNVGVRILGAVLNDINLSHRYSSYGYYKYYYHYYKSKKD, via the coding sequence ATGACTTCAATATCAATAGAGAAGTTTCAGACAAACACCGGGTTTAAAGACTATCTTGCGGTTATATTCCGGAGGCACTGGATAATACTCCTCTCATTCTTAAGCGTCTTTCTCTCGACAATCTATTATGTATTTCAGATCGAAGATATATACGAATCATCTTCCACACTGGTCATAGAGGAGCATAGTGCCGTAGTCAATCAAATGATAAATGTTAACAGAAATCTCAGTTTTTACGAGGGTATTCTTGCCAGCCGTACTTTTCTGCAGTCTGTGCTTGACAGTATAGGGATGAATAATTTTGAACGCGTTTTTCCCAGAATTACGAAAGACGAGGCGCTGAAGTATATCCAGAACAGTCTCTCCCTTCGTAAAACTACCTTTACATCGTTTCTCAATCTGGTTGCACGCGCCAAAACAAGTGACCTTGCTTATCAGATCTCTTTTAAAGGGACCGAAATATTCCGTACCCGTTGTCAGGAGGTTGCCAGTGAGGAGTCGCGCAGGGCTCTTTTTGAGATTGAGAAACAACTGGAACTTATAAGGAAAAAACTGGAAACCGCGGAGCAGGATTACCGGACATTCAGTGATAAGACCGGTCAAATTCATGAGGGGACAACACCAGAGCTCAAAACACTTCAGGATGCTTACGCAAGCGGTCTGGCTCAGATCGGACTAAAGCAGGCTGATCTCGATGCTGAAAAGAAACAGCTCACCAACCTGGAGCGCAAATTTACTCCTGCAAGCAATATGCGTTCACCGGAGTACTCCCAACTGAGGGCAAAATTAAGCGAGCTGGAAAAAGAGAGGCTGCGTCTTGAGGGTCTTGGGATCAGACTGGCGGGTGTATCCACAATTGACAGAGAGATTCAGGATATAGAGAACCGTCTGCTCGAGTTCAAACAGACCAAGAGCAGCAGTCCGATAGATCCGGCAACAATGCGTCAGTGGCAGGAACTGCGTAAATCGGTTTTGACCAAAGAGGGGGAGCTTGAGCTTTTCAAGCGGCGTCTCGAATCTTATGAAAAAGCAATTAAATCCTACAAAGCAGGAAATCCTGATATTCTCTCTCATTCACTGGAGCTGCTCAGACTTAAAAGAGCCAAGGAGATTTACGAGAATGTCTATAACATTCTGCTTGAAAAAGCAGAAGAACAGAGAATCAGGAGTGCATCAAGTTCTGCCGGTATAAAGATTGTGGATCTTCCAGTAAAGCCACGGGATCCGATTCCGAAGAATGAGACAAGATTTTACCTGCTTGGCGCATTTCTGGGGCTTGCGCTTGGCCTGGGGCTGGCTTTTCTTATTGAGTTCAATGATACCACTATTAAAAGCAATGATGACATCGAGAGATATCTGGGCCTTTCGGTCCTTGGGACAATTCCCCATATAGCCCACATGAAGAAAAACGAAGTAGAGCTCCGCCGCCGCTCATCAATATCCCGAAAAGGCACCTCTGTACTCCATTATCCCAGACAGGTCTTTAATTTTGAAGGTGATGATTCTGTTACGACAGAATCTTACAGATCCCTGAGGACAAATTTATCATTTGTAAGTCCTGACAAACCTCTGAAAACAATTGTCCTTACTTCCGCAGGTCCGTCTGAAGGAAAATCTCTGACTATCTCCAATCTTGCAATGGCGTATGCTCAGATGGGAAAGAAGACTCTTCTTATCGACACAGACCTGCGGCGTCCGGTACTCCACCACATCTTCAATACCAAACGAGAGCCTGGCTTTACTGATCTTTTCATGGGGAATCCCGATTACGACCGCGTTACCAAATGCACCGAGAAAGACAACCTTTTTCTGATCTCAGCAGGAATGTTCACCCCCAACCCGGCCGAACTGCTGGGTTCTAACCGTATGATTCAGATTATTGATTATTTCCGCAACCATTACGACATAGTATTTTTTGATACTCCACCGATTGTAGCCGTGACAGATGCAACGCTTCTGGGTACTAAAATGGATGGACTTCTGATAGTAATCAAATCTCACCATACCGACCGGGATATCGCACTCAGAGCGGTAAACACAGTACGCAATGTTGGCGTGAGAATACTTGGAGCGGTTCTTAATGATATTAATCTTTCACATCGGTATTCCAGTTACGGATATTACAAATATTACTACCATTATTACAAATCGAAAAAAGACTAG
- a CDS encoding energy transducer TonB, translating to MSNTDNAFIAGSSGRFIIDNRSLRQLRGTPWRKIDLRFFLLALLSILIHSALIYYTNKIEVKKVEVVIEEIPERFARLIIEKPIPKTEKKATGTAAGPAETKVETEQKSSEVKSSAPVSRAQAQKSVQARTARVEEKIRTVGVLGMLTGVGTTAKGPSVVDVLGSMKDRKEKFTDLDAALANMSGLQKTQEVDVLNRKLVKSKDLVVSHRQEIDDLIANVGGAKTMELAKKGEFLIQRPESIEGAASSDAKRDSDVINSVVASHKTSIRMSYEKYLKRDPSLSGKITVRFTISASGSVTMVKVLENTTGNTELENEIMRKIKMWQFEPIAEGDVTVSYPFVFMTAG from the coding sequence GTGAGTAATACCGATAACGCTTTTATTGCCGGAAGCAGCGGCAGGTTTATTATTGACAACCGCTCTTTGAGGCAATTGCGTGGCACACCTTGGAGAAAAATCGATCTTCGTTTTTTCCTTTTAGCACTTTTGTCTATTCTAATCCATTCCGCCCTGATTTACTACACAAACAAGATAGAGGTAAAGAAGGTGGAAGTAGTAATCGAGGAGATACCTGAGCGTTTCGCACGCCTGATAATTGAGAAACCCATCCCAAAAACAGAGAAAAAAGCCACAGGAACTGCTGCAGGTCCCGCAGAAACGAAGGTCGAGACAGAGCAGAAGTCCTCTGAGGTCAAATCTTCTGCGCCTGTCAGTCGTGCACAGGCTCAGAAATCTGTTCAGGCAAGGACAGCACGGGTAGAGGAAAAGATCCGGACTGTTGGAGTTCTGGGGATGCTTACAGGTGTGGGCACAACTGCCAAAGGGCCCTCGGTTGTTGATGTACTCGGCTCGATGAAAGACCGGAAGGAAAAATTCACCGATCTTGATGCCGCTCTGGCCAACATGAGCGGACTTCAGAAGACACAGGAGGTTGACGTCCTCAACCGGAAACTGGTGAAAAGTAAGGACCTGGTTGTTTCCCACAGACAGGAAATAGACGATCTGATCGCAAATGTCGGTGGTGCCAAAACAATGGAGCTGGCAAAAAAAGGTGAATTTCTGATCCAGCGGCCTGAAAGTATCGAGGGAGCCGCATCATCGGATGCCAAGAGAGATTCTGACGTGATAAACTCCGTAGTGGCATCTCATAAAACAAGTATCAGGATGAGCTATGAAAAGTATCTCAAGCGTGATCCTTCTCTATCAGGAAAAATAACTGTCAGGTTCACCATTTCAGCATCAGGAAGTGTTACGATGGTCAAAGTACTGGAGAACACAACCGGAAATACCGAGCTTGAGAACGAAATAATGAGAAAAATAAAAATGTGGCAGTTTGAACCGATTGCTGAGGGAGATGTTACGGTCTCCTATCCATTCGTGTTTATGACTGCCGGTTAA
- a CDS encoding STAS domain-containing protein has translation MSIRLKIKKFRSTPVLEINGEITGENVGKITKKLENLRKAESEKIVVDLSKTTFIDSHGLGAFVYLWRLLEEQKRELVFLNPQGFIRSLFTGTNLDKIFRVVDSEEAI, from the coding sequence ATGAGTATAAGACTCAAAATAAAAAAATTCAGATCCACTCCTGTGCTGGAGATAAACGGTGAAATCACAGGAGAAAATGTGGGTAAGATCACAAAGAAGCTTGAGAATCTGAGAAAGGCAGAATCTGAGAAAATAGTGGTAGATCTGAGCAAGACGACATTTATAGACAGCCATGGATTGGGTGCATTTGTGTATCTCTGGCGGCTGCTTGAGGAGCAGAAGAGGGAATTGGTTTTTTTAAATCCGCAGGGATTCATCAGGAGCTTATTTACCGGTACAAATCTGGACAAGATATTCAGGGTAGTCGATTCAGAAGAGGCAATATGA
- a CDS encoding biopolymer transporter ExbD, giving the protein MSFPASKSSLKRLRKTRGKGQIKAFKPQLTSLVDVMTILLIYLLQSFSSEGEIITISKELDLPESSAQKKPELRVTLIVNNKYILAEDQKVADVPEVLESDELIIPGLYSWLGNRRAATEKIGQYSSKTKFKGEITIQGDKKIRFRLIKKIMYTCGQQEFNNFSLAVRKRGE; this is encoded by the coding sequence ATGAGTTTTCCTGCATCAAAATCCTCCCTCAAACGCTTGCGCAAAACGAGGGGAAAAGGACAGATAAAGGCTTTCAAACCCCAGCTTACATCTCTGGTTGATGTGATGACTATTCTTCTAATCTACCTTCTCCAGAGTTTCTCTTCAGAAGGCGAGATCATCACCATATCCAAAGAGCTGGATCTTCCTGAATCCAGCGCACAGAAAAAACCCGAACTGAGAGTTACTTTAATTGTCAATAATAAGTACATACTTGCTGAAGATCAGAAGGTAGCAGATGTTCCTGAAGTGCTTGAATCCGATGAACTGATTATTCCCGGCCTTTACAGTTGGCTTGGGAACCGGAGGGCGGCGACTGAAAAGATCGGGCAGTACTCCAGTAAAACCAAATTCAAGGGTGAGATTACGATTCAGGGTGATAAAAAGATCCGTTTCCGCCTCATAAAGAAAATTATGTACACCTGCGGACAGCAGGAGTTCAATAATTTTTCTCTAGCTGTAAGGAAACGAGGAGAATAA